One stretch of Akkermansia massiliensis DNA includes these proteins:
- a CDS encoding C39 family peptidase: protein MRFISSFLSVFSACCLLPAAWGAGDMAPDLKSGAFWTLPQPDLFGKYFNGESGGWVDRDKTQLRIAKPAIKIGEMSLGEMLVHWKEGVPQSMTVMMYNKGDNGAIDKDEFEKRLDRVREGLTALTGVQPREYRATRKEAVVKVNGWSWIWDKGAITLETNTSREGREFEAEFIRLKAGPTEASIARGDASSRARKADIKQHVRKEGKRVVIQDIPMVDQGQKGYCVVATAARIFAYYGMDYVDQHELASLANSSAEGGTSTAAMAENLKKIGARFQIRIKVLDSLTDTRDFRNLLKAYNRAASKLKKEKVENEYDWSGFWDNADGEVLKLARAGSPSQMDKWLNAIRPYITAGIPVLWSVQLGIVPEPLRLSQTRGGHLRLIIGFDEEKKTLIFSDSWGAAHTEKEMPLADAIAITTGRQVMQPSK, encoded by the coding sequence ATGCGATTTATCTCTTCATTCCTCTCTGTCTTTTCCGCCTGCTGCCTTCTTCCCGCCGCATGGGGGGCTGGCGACATGGCGCCGGATTTAAAATCCGGCGCGTTCTGGACCCTCCCGCAACCGGATTTGTTTGGGAAATATTTCAACGGGGAATCCGGAGGCTGGGTGGACAGGGACAAGACCCAGCTCCGGATTGCGAAGCCTGCAATCAAAATAGGGGAAATGTCCCTGGGGGAAATGCTGGTGCACTGGAAGGAAGGCGTTCCCCAGTCCATGACCGTCATGATGTACAACAAGGGGGACAACGGGGCCATTGACAAGGATGAGTTTGAAAAACGCCTGGACCGCGTCAGGGAAGGGCTGACCGCTCTCACCGGAGTGCAGCCCAGGGAGTACCGGGCCACCCGGAAGGAGGCGGTGGTCAAGGTCAATGGCTGGTCCTGGATTTGGGACAAGGGGGCGATTACCCTGGAAACCAATACGTCGCGGGAGGGCAGGGAATTTGAAGCGGAATTCATCCGGTTGAAGGCCGGCCCCACGGAGGCTTCCATCGCGAGGGGCGACGCTTCTTCCCGCGCCAGAAAGGCGGACATCAAGCAGCACGTCAGGAAAGAAGGAAAACGGGTGGTCATCCAGGACATTCCCATGGTAGACCAGGGGCAGAAGGGTTATTGCGTGGTGGCGACCGCCGCCCGGATTTTTGCCTATTACGGAATGGATTACGTGGACCAGCACGAACTTGCTTCCCTGGCCAATTCCTCCGCGGAAGGAGGAACCAGCACGGCGGCAATGGCGGAGAACCTGAAAAAGATAGGGGCGCGCTTCCAGATCCGGATCAAGGTGCTGGATTCCCTGACGGACACCCGTGATTTCCGGAATCTGCTGAAAGCCTACAACCGCGCCGCCTCCAAATTAAAAAAGGAGAAGGTGGAGAATGAATATGACTGGTCCGGCTTCTGGGACAATGCGGACGGGGAGGTGCTGAAGCTGGCGCGCGCCGGATCTCCGTCCCAGATGGACAAATGGCTCAACGCCATCAGGCCCTACATCACGGCGGGCATTCCCGTGCTGTGGTCCGTTCAACTGGGCATCGTTCCTGAGCCGCTGCGCCTGTCCCAGACGCGCGGTGGCCATTTGAGGCTCATCATCGGCTTTGACGAGGAAAAGAAGACGCTCATCTTCTCGGATTCCTGGGGTGCGGCCCACACGGAAAAGGAAATGCCGCTGGCGGACGCCATCGCCATTACGACGGGGCGGCAGGTTATGCAGCCCTCCAAATAG
- a CDS encoding HlyD family efflux transporter periplasmic adaptor subunit yields the protein MNRTTLTTAGLLAALLIGIPALADSIAPGILLPKKNTKSISFSPKGSSDIFLLGIMPQGSSVKKGESVAQADFRILDKSIEDYERTIKSKNLEVLKLRYALDQQKERSALALQKYQTALTRTEEDQKDFLEKRKARMLAEEEERVNKALRHMSYKQEELNQLTKMYKDDQVAEETEEIILKRLKNELGESEFAVQGAKLVAELAKLRNIHRLGEDYATAVKEKQMDLEQARKQADFDLEQKKIALTEAEVSLRRLQDKYNELKADREMAAFKAPENGILLYGGYVADKWVAIPVAEKLKPGGKLEAFDKIATIVPPNSELIVQATLPDSTATPKVGEAVVIKVTNMQIPGVITEASPIPGADGKRRIIITPKVPASQIFAPGLPVQVTIKDQQA from the coding sequence ATGAACCGCACAACTCTTACAACGGCCGGACTTCTGGCCGCCCTGCTCATCGGAATTCCCGCCCTGGCGGATTCCATTGCCCCGGGCATCCTGCTTCCCAAGAAAAACACCAAGTCCATTTCCTTCTCCCCCAAGGGGAGCTCGGACATTTTCCTGCTCGGCATCATGCCGCAGGGCAGCTCCGTCAAGAAGGGGGAATCCGTGGCGCAGGCGGACTTCCGCATCCTGGACAAGAGCATTGAAGACTACGAACGCACCATCAAGAGCAAAAACCTGGAAGTGCTGAAACTCCGGTACGCCCTGGACCAGCAGAAGGAACGCTCCGCGCTGGCTCTGCAAAAATACCAGACGGCCCTGACCCGGACGGAGGAGGACCAGAAAGACTTCCTGGAAAAGCGGAAGGCCCGCATGCTGGCGGAAGAAGAGGAACGCGTCAACAAGGCCCTGCGCCACATGTCCTACAAGCAGGAGGAGCTGAACCAGCTTACCAAGATGTACAAGGATGACCAGGTGGCGGAGGAAACGGAAGAAATCATCCTCAAGCGCCTGAAAAACGAACTGGGGGAAAGCGAATTTGCCGTCCAGGGAGCCAAGCTAGTCGCGGAGCTGGCCAAGCTGCGCAACATCCACCGCCTGGGGGAAGACTACGCCACGGCGGTCAAGGAAAAGCAGATGGATTTGGAACAGGCCCGGAAGCAGGCTGATTTTGACCTGGAACAGAAAAAGATAGCCCTGACGGAGGCGGAGGTGTCCCTGCGCCGCCTTCAGGACAAATACAACGAACTGAAAGCGGACCGGGAAATGGCCGCCTTCAAGGCCCCTGAAAACGGCATCCTGCTGTACGGCGGCTATGTGGCGGACAAATGGGTAGCCATTCCGGTGGCGGAAAAGCTCAAGCCCGGCGGCAAGCTGGAAGCCTTTGACAAAATCGCCACCATCGTCCCGCCGAACTCGGAACTGATCGTGCAGGCCACGCTGCCGGACTCCACCGCCACGCCCAAGGTGGGGGAAGCCGTCGTCATCAAGGTAACGAACATGCAGATTCCCGGCGTCATTACGGAAGCCAGCCCCATTCCGGGGGCGGACGGCAAGCGCCGCATCATCATCACGCCCAAGGTTCCCGCCAGCCAGATCTTCGCTCCCGGCCTCCCCGTCCAGGTCACCATCAAGGACCAGCAGGCCTGA
- a CDS encoding ankyrin repeat domain-containing protein, translating into MRTGWEDRLREADRAWRRDVVFSVEYEIQPGIYFWSSGIGIYMTAHESWLYRQRCRDLLAVAGLVPERRSEGFTSPARNFAGFGEARLIVERMAAAGGSSAAAYRKLSENLERLRTDLFSSVSPWPAVFLAVETGDESMLRFLMSRLRLSGEDMLPGGTTTPLMKAVASRSAPLADILVSCRELLNAVDARGRTALDMALERGDGEMAALLRRHGGITGEERKKEREHSSPSSPPAYD; encoded by the coding sequence ATGCGTACCGGATGGGAGGACAGGCTCCGGGAGGCGGACCGGGCGTGGCGGCGTGATGTGGTTTTTTCCGTGGAGTATGAAATTCAGCCCGGCATTTATTTCTGGAGTTCCGGGATAGGCATTTACATGACGGCGCATGAGTCGTGGCTGTACCGCCAGAGGTGCCGGGATTTGCTGGCCGTCGCGGGGCTGGTACCGGAGAGAAGATCAGAGGGCTTCACCAGCCCGGCCCGGAATTTTGCCGGCTTTGGGGAAGCGCGTCTGATCGTGGAGCGCATGGCAGCGGCCGGAGGATCGTCCGCTGCGGCTTACCGAAAATTGTCTGAAAACCTGGAAAGGCTGCGCACGGATTTATTCAGTTCGGTTTCTCCCTGGCCAGCCGTTTTTTTGGCCGTGGAAACGGGGGATGAGAGCATGCTTCGTTTTCTGATGTCCCGGCTTCGCCTGTCCGGGGAGGATATGCTTCCGGGCGGTACGACGACTCCCCTGATGAAGGCCGTTGCCTCCCGATCCGCTCCCCTGGCGGATATTCTGGTTTCGTGCCGGGAGCTGCTCAATGCGGTGGATGCCAGGGGCCGTACGGCGTTGGACATGGCGCTGGAGCGCGGGGATGGGGAGATGGCCGCGTTGCTGCGGCGTCACGGAGGCATCACCGGAGAAGAACGGAAAAAGGAGAGAGAACATTCCTCCCCTTCCTCTCCGCCTGCGTATGACTGA
- a CDS encoding YeiH family protein, which yields MSPKHLANPLHGILLIVLFSFSAFYIADFEWVKHLSFSPLIVGIVLGMLYANSLRNHLPEAWVPGIQFCTKQVLRTGIVLYGFKLTFQSVIDIGGAALLIDLIVVSLTILLGAGLGRLLKMDRDTALLTSIGSSICGAAAVLGAEPVVKSKPYKAAVAVSTVVIFGTLSMFLYPALYRAGMLNLTTEQMGLFTGATLHEVAHVVGAGNAMGQAISDPAIIVKMIRVMMLAPVLVILSIILARRDSAAGGNSEKRKITIPWFAFLFLAVIGFNSLHLLPAELVDAINTLDTFLLTMAMTALGAESSFEKFKKAGARPFLLAGLLYVWLFFGGYWLVKLISF from the coding sequence ATGTCCCCCAAACATCTCGCCAATCCGCTCCACGGCATCCTGCTCATCGTCCTGTTCTCCTTTTCCGCCTTCTACATTGCGGACTTTGAATGGGTGAAACACCTCTCCTTCAGTCCGCTGATCGTCGGCATCGTGCTGGGGATGCTTTACGCCAACAGCCTGCGCAACCACCTTCCGGAAGCGTGGGTGCCCGGCATCCAGTTCTGCACCAAGCAGGTGCTGAGAACAGGCATCGTCCTGTACGGGTTCAAGCTGACTTTCCAGAGCGTGATCGACATCGGGGGCGCGGCTCTTCTGATCGACCTCATTGTGGTCTCCCTCACCATTCTGCTGGGCGCGGGACTGGGGCGGCTGCTGAAAATGGACCGGGACACGGCCCTTCTGACCTCCATCGGCAGTTCCATCTGCGGGGCGGCGGCCGTCCTGGGCGCGGAACCCGTCGTGAAAAGCAAGCCTTACAAGGCGGCCGTGGCCGTTTCCACCGTCGTCATCTTCGGCACGCTATCCATGTTCCTGTATCCGGCCCTGTACCGGGCCGGAATGCTGAACCTGACGACGGAACAGATGGGCCTCTTTACCGGAGCCACCCTTCATGAAGTGGCCCACGTGGTGGGCGCCGGCAACGCCATGGGGCAGGCCATCTCCGACCCGGCCATCATCGTCAAGATGATCCGCGTGATGATGCTGGCCCCGGTGCTGGTCATCCTGAGCATCATCCTGGCGCGGCGGGACTCCGCCGCCGGAGGAAACAGCGAAAAACGTAAAATCACCATCCCCTGGTTCGCGTTCCTGTTCCTCGCCGTCATCGGCTTCAATTCCCTGCACCTGCTGCCTGCCGAACTGGTGGACGCCATCAACACCCTGGACACGTTCCTGCTGACCATGGCGATGACGGCTCTGGGCGCAGAATCCAGCTTTGAGAAGTTCAAGAAAGCCGGAGCGCGCCCCTTCCTGCTTGCGGGCCTCCTGTACGTCTGGCTCTTCTTCGGCGGCTACTGGCTGGTCAAGCTCATCAGCTTCTAA
- a CDS encoding prenyltransferase/squalene oxidase repeat-containing protein translates to MFRLLTTSLLAILCLHLPAAHGKPAQAEKADAIQIAKIPDIPPAKSEQFDQAFRRGVDFLLKTQNRDGSWGDHRVIGTWNILCPYPDGPLTFKTASTALCIAGLNASPLHNEPAVQQAMTRAENYLIRTMPHLKRGDSLCVYNTWAHTYVLDAMSMRAARLDRNSPRYRELKSCAGSQVKKLNELASAMGGWGYLTYSGFSKRPAAQPTSFLTGTVLISAWMAGKSFGLSLDNKIFSRALKFLKSQRTPAGTYVYSLGHAFYPGRPINRHTGSLARTPACDYAIRLWEPEDISLRQLVDGLDRLWSRRGWLTMALHKPTPHESFAQNSGYFFYYGYYYSGMCLDMLAPNQVKRHASLLADDILTRQGTDGSWWDYPLYNYHKFYGTGYALYALSRAWDKLYGQPEPPSSLTSTPFRP, encoded by the coding sequence ATGTTCCGCCTGCTGACGACCAGCCTTCTCGCGATTCTGTGCCTGCATCTTCCCGCAGCGCACGGGAAACCCGCGCAGGCGGAAAAGGCGGATGCCATCCAGATCGCCAAAATTCCGGACATCCCGCCCGCGAAATCCGAACAATTTGACCAGGCGTTCCGCCGCGGCGTAGACTTCCTGCTGAAAACGCAGAACAGGGACGGCTCCTGGGGCGACCACCGGGTGATCGGCACCTGGAACATCCTCTGCCCCTATCCGGACGGCCCGCTCACCTTCAAGACGGCAAGCACCGCCCTGTGCATTGCGGGGCTTAACGCCAGCCCCCTGCACAACGAACCCGCCGTGCAGCAGGCCATGACCCGCGCGGAAAACTACCTGATCCGTACGATGCCCCATTTGAAGCGCGGCGACTCCCTTTGCGTGTACAACACCTGGGCGCATACCTACGTGCTGGACGCCATGAGCATGCGGGCCGCAAGACTGGACCGGAACAGCCCGCGCTACCGGGAGCTGAAAAGCTGCGCCGGCTCCCAGGTGAAAAAGCTCAATGAGCTGGCTTCCGCCATGGGGGGCTGGGGCTACCTCACCTATTCCGGCTTCAGCAAACGGCCCGCGGCGCAGCCTACCTCCTTCCTGACGGGAACCGTCCTCATCTCCGCCTGGATGGCCGGAAAATCATTCGGCCTGTCGCTGGACAACAAAATATTCAGCCGCGCGTTGAAATTCCTCAAATCCCAGAGGACGCCGGCGGGAACCTACGTCTATTCTCTGGGGCATGCCTTCTATCCCGGCCGGCCCATCAACCGCCACACCGGCAGCCTGGCACGCACCCCCGCCTGTGACTACGCCATCAGGCTCTGGGAGCCGGAGGACATCTCCCTGCGCCAGCTCGTGGACGGACTGGACCGCCTGTGGAGCCGCCGGGGATGGCTGACGATGGCCCTGCACAAGCCCACTCCCCATGAAAGTTTCGCTCAGAATTCCGGCTACTTTTTCTACTACGGATACTATTATTCAGGAATGTGTCTGGACATGCTGGCCCCAAATCAGGTAAAACGCCATGCGTCTCTATTGGCGGACGACATCCTCACCCGTCAGGGAACAGACGGTTCCTGGTGGGATTACCCCCTGTACAATTATCACAAATTCTACGGCACCGGCTACGCCCTTTACGCCCTTTCCCGCGCGTGGGACAAGCTGTACGGACAGCCGGAACCGCCTTCATCCCTTACTTCCACACCATTCCGGCCATGA
- a CDS encoding prenyltransferase/squalene oxidase repeat-containing protein yields MNKAVFFLAALGASTALCASIPAENAEKRDTIPIARVPDVPPPSRETLDASIRKAADFLLKEQNRDGSWGSHTRTKGLNVICPYPEGPRSFRTASTSLCVIGLLTSPLKEDPAVKAALDKAVQYLLTTLPTLKRGDTRTVLGVWGHAYGLSALSRAARNLPADSPLYAELKKVAGLQVKALDQMADVQGGWGYYTFETFSKRPIGEPTSFLTATVLLAYKDSEQAFGLKPDARVVKRAVACLEKLRTPAGSYVYSLSHSFYPGRPINRHTGSLARTPAGDLALMRYDPAFISRRQLEDGLERIWSRGGWLSLAVKKPIPHESFAQNAGYFFYYGYYYAARCLEEVAPEHLARHASHLASDLLPMQEKDGSWWDYPLYNYHKFYGTGYALYAVSRVRESLYPSNAATAS; encoded by the coding sequence ATGAATAAAGCCGTCTTTTTTCTCGCCGCCCTGGGGGCCAGCACGGCGCTCTGCGCCTCCATTCCGGCGGAAAACGCGGAAAAAAGGGATACCATTCCCATTGCCAGGGTGCCGGACGTTCCGCCGCCCTCCCGGGAAACCCTGGACGCCTCCATCCGGAAGGCGGCGGACTTCCTGCTGAAGGAACAGAACAGGGACGGCTCCTGGGGAAGCCATACGCGCACCAAGGGGCTGAACGTCATCTGCCCCTACCCGGAAGGGCCCAGGTCGTTCAGAACGGCCTCCACCTCCCTGTGCGTAATCGGCCTGCTCACCAGCCCCCTGAAGGAGGACCCCGCCGTCAAGGCCGCGCTGGACAAGGCCGTGCAATACCTGCTAACCACGCTGCCCACCCTGAAACGGGGAGACACGCGCACCGTGCTCGGCGTCTGGGGCCATGCCTACGGCCTCTCCGCCCTGAGCCGGGCGGCCCGCAATCTTCCTGCGGATTCCCCCCTGTATGCGGAACTAAAAAAAGTGGCCGGCCTTCAGGTCAAGGCGCTGGACCAGATGGCGGACGTCCAGGGCGGCTGGGGCTATTATACGTTTGAAACCTTTTCCAAACGTCCCATCGGAGAGCCCACCTCCTTCCTGACGGCTACGGTCCTGCTCGCCTACAAGGACTCGGAACAGGCCTTCGGCCTCAAGCCGGATGCCCGAGTCGTCAAACGCGCCGTCGCCTGCCTGGAAAAACTGCGGACCCCTGCCGGCAGCTACGTCTATTCCCTTTCCCACTCTTTCTATCCCGGCCGGCCCATCAACCGCCACACCGGCAGTCTGGCCCGCACCCCCGCCGGAGACCTGGCCCTGATGCGGTATGACCCGGCTTTCATCTCCAGGCGGCAGTTGGAAGACGGCCTGGAACGCATCTGGAGCCGCGGCGGCTGGCTTTCCCTGGCCGTGAAAAAGCCCATTCCCCATGAAAGCTTTGCCCAGAACGCGGGCTACTTCTTCTACTACGGGTATTATTACGCCGCCCGCTGCCTGGAGGAAGTGGCCCCGGAACATCTGGCGCGCCATGCCTCCCATCTGGCAAGCGACCTCCTGCCCATGCAGGAAAAAGACGGCTCCTGGTGGGACTATCCCCTGTACAACTACCATAAATTCTACGGTACCGGCTATGCCCTGTACGCCGTCTCCCGCGTCAGGGAATCCCTGTACCCTTCCAATGCCGCAACGGCCTCCTGA
- a CDS encoding glycoside hydrolase family 43 protein gives MKTLLLTFFAGLACCLSSVATADAPVKHTSFKPGEIWTDNNGVHINAHGGGILYDKGTYYWYGEHKVEGDAGNRAQVGVHCYSSRDLYNWKDEGIALKVVEGDNSHPIAKGCILERPKVVYNKKTKKYVMWFHLELRGKGYGSAYAGVATATKPTGPFTFLKAGRVNPGKWPLNLDKKDQTTEFTKEMPDYVRIIRRDFPGGQMSRDMTIFVDDNGKAYHIYSSEGNITLHIAELTPDYTGHNGKYVRVFVNRYMEAPAICKHNGKYYMIASGCSGWAPNAARSAVAPRMAGPWTELKNPCVGPKANITFGGQSTYILPVQGKPGKFIFMADIWRPKNAIDGRHMWLPMKWDGDQIILEWKDEWTLKDL, from the coding sequence ATGAAAACACTGCTGCTCACCTTTTTTGCCGGACTGGCCTGCTGCCTCTCCTCCGTTGCCACGGCTGACGCCCCCGTCAAACACACGTCCTTCAAGCCCGGTGAAATCTGGACGGACAACAACGGCGTGCACATCAATGCCCACGGCGGCGGCATCCTGTACGACAAGGGCACCTACTACTGGTACGGGGAGCACAAGGTGGAGGGGGACGCCGGAAACCGCGCCCAGGTGGGCGTGCACTGCTATTCCTCCAGGGACCTTTACAACTGGAAGGACGAAGGAATCGCCCTGAAAGTGGTGGAAGGGGACAACTCCCACCCCATCGCCAAGGGCTGCATCCTGGAACGCCCCAAGGTAGTCTACAACAAGAAGACCAAAAAGTACGTGATGTGGTTCCACCTGGAACTCAGGGGGAAGGGCTACGGTTCCGCGTACGCGGGCGTGGCTACGGCCACAAAGCCCACCGGACCGTTCACGTTCCTGAAAGCCGGGCGCGTCAATCCGGGCAAATGGCCCCTGAATCTGGACAAAAAGGACCAGACGACCGAGTTCACCAAGGAGATGCCTGACTATGTCCGCATCATCCGCAGGGACTTCCCCGGCGGCCAGATGAGCCGTGACATGACCATCTTTGTGGACGACAACGGCAAGGCCTACCATATTTACTCCTCCGAAGGGAACATCACCCTGCACATCGCGGAACTGACGCCGGACTACACCGGGCATAACGGAAAATACGTCCGCGTCTTCGTCAACCGCTACATGGAAGCTCCCGCCATCTGCAAGCACAACGGGAAATACTACATGATCGCCTCCGGCTGCTCCGGCTGGGCACCCAACGCGGCTCGCAGCGCCGTGGCCCCCCGCATGGCCGGACCGTGGACGGAGCTCAAAAATCCCTGCGTGGGGCCCAAGGCCAATATCACCTTCGGCGGACAAAGCACCTACATCCTGCCCGTACAGGGCAAGCCCGGCAAATTCATCTTCATGGCGGACATCTGGCGGCCTAAAAACGCCATTGACGGCCGCCACATGTGGCTTCCCATGAAATGGGACGGCGACCAGATCATTCTGGAATGGAAGGATGAATGGACCCTGAAGGATCTGTAA
- a CDS encoding glycoside hydrolase family 43 protein, which produces MTNTMKSLLALCLFCGAGAVSTAETPVRHTSFKPGEIWTDNNGVHINAHGGGILYDKGTYYWYGEHKVEGDAGNRAQVGVHCYSSRDLYNWKDEGIALKVVEGDNSHPIAKGCILERPKVVYNKKTKKYVMWFHLELKGKGYGAAYAGVATATKPTGPFTFLKAGRVNPGKWPMNMDKKDQTMKTFKGVPGLTSSALPEGVRSEDMFKKDFEKGQMSRDMTIFVDDDGKAYHIYSSEENSTTHIAELTPDYTEHTGKFVRVFPGRFMEAPAIFKHKGKYYFIASGCTGWAPNAARSAVAPRIAGPWTELKNPCVGPKAGSTFGGQSTYILPVQGKPGKFIFMADIWRPQNAIDGRYMWLPIQFDGDQIKLEWKDEWKLEDM; this is translated from the coding sequence ATGACAAACACCATGAAATCCCTTCTGGCGCTCTGCCTGTTCTGCGGCGCGGGCGCCGTCTCCACCGCGGAAACGCCGGTCCGGCACACGTCCTTCAAGCCCGGTGAAATCTGGACGGACAACAACGGCGTGCACATCAACGCCCACGGCGGCGGCATCCTGTACGACAAGGGCACCTACTACTGGTACGGAGAACACAAGGTGGAGGGGGACGCCGGAAACCGCGCCCAGGTGGGCGTGCACTGCTATTCCTCCAGGGACCTGTACAACTGGAAGGACGAGGGAATCGCCCTGAAAGTGGTGGAAGGGGACAACTCCCACCCCATCGCCAAAGGCTGCATCCTGGAACGCCCCAAGGTGGTCTACAACAAGAAGACCAAAAAGTACGTGATGTGGTTCCATCTGGAGCTCAAGGGAAAAGGCTATGGCGCGGCCTATGCGGGCGTGGCTACGGCCACAAAGCCCACCGGCCCGTTCACGTTCCTGAAAGCCGGGCGCGTCAATCCGGGCAAATGGCCCATGAACATGGACAAGAAGGACCAGACCATGAAAACGTTCAAGGGAGTGCCCGGCCTGACCTCCAGCGCCCTGCCGGAAGGCGTGCGTTCCGAGGACATGTTCAAGAAGGACTTTGAAAAAGGACAGATGAGCCGGGACATGACCATCTTTGTGGATGATGACGGCAAGGCCTACCACATCTATTCCTCCGAGGAAAACAGCACTACCCACATCGCGGAACTGACGCCGGACTACACGGAGCACACCGGAAAATTCGTCCGCGTCTTCCCCGGCCGCTTCATGGAAGCTCCCGCCATCTTCAAGCACAAGGGCAAATACTACTTCATCGCCTCCGGATGCACAGGCTGGGCGCCGAACGCCGCCCGCAGCGCCGTGGCTCCCCGCATTGCCGGACCGTGGACGGAGCTCAAAAACCCCTGCGTGGGTCCCAAGGCCGGGAGCACCTTCGGCGGACAGAGCACCTACATCCTGCCCGTACAGGGCAAACCCGGCAAATTCATCTTCATGGCGGACATCTGGCGGCCCCAGAACGCCATTGACGGCCGCTATATGTGGCTTCCCATCCAGTTTGACGGAGACCAGATCAAACTGGAATGGAAAGACGAATGGAAACTGGAAGACATGTAA
- the trxA gene encoding thioredoxin gives MANVFSEANFEDEVLKSDIPVLVDFWATWCGPCRMIAPIIDQLSTELAGKIKVGKVDVDANNGLAATYGVRTIPTLLVIKDGEIMDTMVGASSKDAIMQRLRPFM, from the coding sequence ATGGCAAACGTATTTTCTGAAGCAAATTTTGAGGATGAAGTCCTGAAGTCCGACATTCCTGTGCTTGTCGACTTCTGGGCTACATGGTGCGGCCCCTGCCGCATGATCGCCCCGATCATTGACCAGCTTTCCACGGAACTGGCCGGCAAGATCAAGGTGGGCAAAGTGGATGTGGACGCCAACAACGGCCTTGCCGCTACCTATGGCGTGCGTACCATTCCCACCCTTCTGGTTATCAAGGACGGGGAAATCATGGATACGATGGTGGGAGCCTCTTCCAAGGACGCCATCATGCAGCGTTTGCGTCCGTTCATGTAA
- a CDS encoding LysR family transcriptional regulator yields the protein MITDFRLKVFETVARRLNFTRAAEELFITQPAVTRHIKELERLLDARLFKREGRGIALTAEGVRLLVHSRRILKEYETLAEDMSSGRNTPVSGELSLGASSTMSQYVLPPLLALFNRHYPEIRIRLKSGNTEEIEQAVQDEAVQLGIVEGTARRTDLHYLPFMEDEIILAGGSHAAAPREGLSLPQLSHVPLIMREPGSGTRRVVEEVLKKHGIAASGLHVLMTLGNTESIKMYLAHSPACSFLSSLAVREELKRGDLKKIHLRHLEIRRSFHFANGHGDYSRINELFIKFCRNYYNKI from the coding sequence ATGATTACGGATTTCCGGCTGAAAGTGTTTGAGACCGTCGCGCGGCGCCTGAACTTCACGCGCGCGGCGGAGGAGCTGTTCATCACGCAGCCGGCCGTCACCCGGCATATCAAGGAGCTGGAACGCCTGCTGGACGCCCGCCTGTTCAAAAGGGAAGGCCGCGGCATCGCCCTGACGGCGGAAGGCGTGCGCCTGCTGGTCCATTCCCGCCGCATCCTCAAGGAATATGAAACGCTGGCGGAAGACATGTCTTCCGGCCGGAATACGCCCGTTTCCGGTGAATTGAGCCTGGGAGCCAGCTCCACCATGTCCCAGTACGTCCTGCCTCCGCTGCTGGCCCTGTTCAACCGCCATTATCCGGAAATACGCATACGGCTGAAAAGCGGCAATACGGAGGAAATCGAACAGGCCGTGCAGGATGAAGCCGTGCAGCTCGGCATCGTGGAAGGCACCGCAAGGCGTACGGACCTGCATTACCTGCCCTTCATGGAGGATGAAATCATTCTGGCGGGCGGTTCTCATGCCGCCGCCCCGCGGGAAGGCCTCTCCCTCCCGCAGCTCTCCCATGTTCCCCTGATCATGCGGGAACCGGGGTCCGGCACGCGCCGGGTGGTAGAGGAAGTCCTGAAGAAACACGGAATCGCCGCTTCCGGCCTCCACGTCCTGATGACGCTGGGCAATACGGAAAGCATCAAGATGTATCTGGCGCATTCTCCGGCATGCTCTTTTCTCTCCTCCCTCGCCGTGCGGGAAGAGCTCAAACGCGGGGATTTGAAAAAAATCCATCTCCGCCATCTGGAAATCCGCCGTTCCTTCCACTTTGCCAACGGGCACGGAGACTACAGCAGAATCAATGAATTATTCATCAAATTCTGCCGGAATTATTATAACAAAATCTAA